The stretch of DNA TTGAGCACAAATTCGCTGTGAAGTCGGCCGCCGTTGATCTCGAACGACCAGTCGTCAGGGATGCCAAGCAGTGCGCCAACACCGTTGGGTGCGAGGGCGTCGATCGTTTCGAACGCGTGTTTTGCGTAGCCAGTCGCCTCGACGATGACGTCCATCGGCTCGTGTGCGTCAGCGACCTGAGCAACCGGCGTCTCGCGGGAATCGATGTACGTCGCCCCAAGTCGTTCGATCACGTCGATCGTCGGGTCCGGTCGGTCGCGTCGTCCAAGACAGTAGGTGCGGTCAATTTCCGGACGCTCCTCTAGCAGCGCAAGCGTCAACAGTCCAAGTGGGCCGTTTCCGAGCACGAGGCTGGCGGTCGGCTCCCACGCAAACGATGAGCGAGAAGCGTACGCGAGATCGAGTGCTTTCTCTGCGTTGCTCATCGGCTCAACGAGGACGCCACTGTCAGCGAACGCGTCGGGAATCGGAACGAGGTACTCTGCGGGACTCGTGAAGTACTCCGCCATATAGCCGTGCGCGCCATCAATACCGCGCTCGAGGCACAGTTCTGGTGGTGCCATATCCGGCTCGCCACGTTCGAAGAACTCGTTCGAACCAGCTGGTGGCCGCCGAACCGTTGGAACGACGACCTGACCGGCCTCGAGGGCCGTCCCGTTGGGATCCTCGACGACGCCGACGGCCTCGTGGCCAAGGACGTGATAGTCGTCGCCGGCCGGGAAGCCGCCATGGCTCCCGCCAATGACCTCAAAGTCGGTCCCGTCGATGCCAACGCGCAGGGTTCGGACGAGCGCCTCACCGTCACTGGGTGTTGGCTCTGAAAGCTCGATGAGGTGTGGGTGTGGGTCGTCGTGCTCGACGACAATCGCGTCCATCATTCGAGTGTCGCGATCACTTCGATTTCGACGCCGATGTCGACGGGAAGGTCTTCGATCTGGACGGCGCTCCGCGCTGGATACGGCTCACTCAGATATTCTTCGTAGACCTCGTTGATCGCGCTGTAGTTGTCCATATCTTGGACGAATACGGTTGCCTTCACGACGTTGTCGAGCGACGTTCCAGCCGCCTCAAGGACCGCACCGACGTTTTCCATTGTGCATCGGGTTTCGTCTTGAATGTCGCCATCGATGATCTCGCCGCTGTCGGGATCGACCGGTCCTTGCCCGGATACGTATACAGTGTCGCCATCGATGATGCCCTGGGAATATGGGCCGATACTTGCCGGTGCGTCGTCAGTTGTGACTTCGTCCATAGTACGGCTAGGCACTAGCAACCGGAGCAAAAAATCGTTTCGGTGCCATTCGGTTTCAATGATTAGTCATCCGACCGGTGTGAGACGAACCGCGACACTTATCTCAATGACACCCGATACCATAGATCGTATGTCAATACTTGCGATCGTCGCACATCCCGACGACGCCGATATCTTCTGTGGTGGAACGTTAGCAAAGCATGCGGACCGCGGCGACGACGTCCAGATCGTCCACATGACCAGCGGCGAATACGGTGGTATCGACACAACAGAAGACGAACTCGTCTCAGTTCGGCAAGAGGAGGCGCGAAACTCCGCGGCCGAACTGGGCTGTGGCTGTGACTTCCTCGAGTTCAACGATGGTCGTATCGAGCAATCGCTCGAGAACCGACTTGTGATCGTCGACGTTATTCGAAACCACCAGCCTGACGTGATTCTGACGCACTTCAACGATGATATGCACCCGGATCACCGCGCGACCTCGCGGTTAGTGTCGAATGCGTACTACATGGCATCGCTCCCCCTGGTCGAAACCGAGTACGATCCCCACGATCCAGATAACGTCTACTACTTCGGCAAGCCGACCTCGGCGTTCGACCCGAGCGTCTACATCGATATCTCTGACTATCAAGCACGCAAAGAACGCGCAATCGACCATCACGACTCCCAGGTCGAGTTCCTCGAGAATCACGGTGGCATCGACGCGGAATTTGACAATCTCATCGACGGTGTCCGTGCCGAAGCACGCGTCCTCGGTAAGCGAACGGGCGTTGAGTATGCCGAAGGGTTCGCACCGCTACACGACGTGACGACCGACTATCTCGAGTGAGTCGATTGCCAGCCCACATGCAAATCAACGGTGGTATACGCCCAATGCCCCACGTTGACACACCGGTAGCTTTATGCTACGACACACGTTCGTTCGAACCACGCCCGTGATGAGCCATGAGTAAGGACGACACGATACCTGCGACGATTTCCGACGAAGAACACCTCGAGGACCTCCTCTCGGAACCGTACCCCGAAGACGTCGAGTTTGCCAGCGAACTCGAGGGCGATATTCTCGTCCTCGGGGCTGGCGGCAAGATGGGCCCGACGCTAATCAGACGCATTCTCCGAGCGAACGATGAAGCCGACGCCGACACGACGGTGTATGCGGCTTCTCGCTACTCCGATCCCAGTGTCAAGGAGAAACTCCAATCCTGGGGT from Natronolimnobius sp. AArcel1 encodes:
- a CDS encoding glucose 1-dehydrogenase; protein product: MDAIVVEHDDPHPHLIELSEPTPSDGEALVRTLRVGIDGTDFEVIGGSHGGFPAGDDYHVLGHEAVGVVEDPNGTALEAGQVVVPTVRRPPAGSNEFFERGEPDMAPPELCLERGIDGAHGYMAEYFTSPAEYLVPIPDAFADSGVLVEPMSNAEKALDLAYASRSSFAWEPTASLVLGNGPLGLLTLALLEERPEIDRTYCLGRRDRPDPTIDVIERLGATYIDSRETPVAQVADAHEPMDVIVEATGYAKHAFETIDALAPNGVGALLGIPDDWSFEINGGRLHSEFVLNNKALVGSVNSHLEDFEAAKETLEAAPDWFAEALITDVFSPDEVEDAFTRDASRIKTVIEFDAL
- a CDS encoding PIG-L deacetylase family protein, producing MSILAIVAHPDDADIFCGGTLAKHADRGDDVQIVHMTSGEYGGIDTTEDELVSVRQEEARNSAAELGCGCDFLEFNDGRIEQSLENRLVIVDVIRNHQPDVILTHFNDDMHPDHRATSRLVSNAYYMASLPLVETEYDPHDPDNVYYFGKPTSAFDPSVYIDISDYQARKERAIDHHDSQVEFLENHGGIDAEFDNLIDGVRAEARVLGKRTGVEYAEGFAPLHDVTTDYLE
- a CDS encoding RidA family protein, with product MDEVTTDDAPASIGPYSQGIIDGDTVYVSGQGPVDPDSGEIIDGDIQDETRCTMENVGAVLEAAGTSLDNVVKATVFVQDMDNYSAINEVYEEYLSEPYPARSAVQIEDLPVDIGVEIEVIATLE